One region of Rhodocaloribacter litoris genomic DNA includes:
- a CDS encoding lipase family protein, which translates to MQGHDAKRRRRRTAGRVVAGGLCLALLWAGCDSGGTGEEPEPTGPGSLVETALLETVDTGRIAAMNLPVSPRYDVEIHRILYRTVDPHGRETTASGALMRPRGTTGALPLVSYQHGTVVRKDDVASARGLDVPEALVGVLFATSGYLAVMPDYLGLGASEGLHPYVHAASLATSVVDMLRAARHFAEREGIPLDEAATGRPAVFLTGYSEGGFATVAAQRLLEGEQATAFHLVASAPMAGNYDMSGTMADLMLRREPYPAPFFLPYTLLAYDAVYDLFDDLSEAFVAPYDQRLPALFDGTRSGSEIDAELPAIPIEMVRSDYLTGFLNDTNHPLRQALRDNDLYAWAPRTPTRLYHCEADELVPFANTEVAAANFIARGAPAVEVVRLDVGGHVACAGPALFLAWLWFETFRTAKDGLPATRPPTAQGQPTRLPVR; encoded by the coding sequence ATGCAAGGACACGATGCGAAACGACGCCGGCGACGTACGGCCGGGCGGGTTGTCGCCGGCGGGCTGTGCCTGGCGTTGCTCTGGGCCGGATGCGACAGCGGCGGAACCGGGGAGGAACCCGAACCCACAGGTCCCGGCAGCCTCGTCGAGACGGCGCTGCTGGAGACGGTCGACACCGGGCGGATCGCCGCCATGAACCTGCCCGTGTCCCCCCGTTACGACGTGGAGATCCACCGCATCCTCTACCGGACGGTGGATCCCCACGGGCGGGAGACGACCGCCTCGGGCGCCCTGATGCGGCCGCGGGGGACCACCGGGGCCCTCCCGCTGGTAAGCTACCAGCACGGCACGGTCGTCCGGAAGGACGACGTCGCCTCCGCCCGCGGCCTGGACGTACCGGAGGCGCTCGTGGGGGTGCTCTTCGCCACGAGCGGCTACCTCGCCGTCATGCCCGACTACCTGGGCCTGGGCGCTTCGGAAGGGCTGCATCCCTACGTACACGCCGCCTCCCTCGCCACGAGCGTCGTGGACATGCTGCGGGCCGCCCGCCATTTCGCCGAACGCGAGGGCATCCCGCTCGACGAGGCTGCCACCGGCCGGCCGGCCGTGTTCCTGACCGGCTATTCCGAGGGCGGCTTCGCCACCGTGGCGGCCCAGCGCCTCCTCGAAGGCGAACAGGCCACCGCCTTCCACCTGGTCGCCTCGGCCCCGATGGCGGGCAACTACGACATGTCCGGCACGATGGCCGACCTGATGCTCCGGCGTGAACCCTATCCCGCCCCCTTCTTTCTCCCCTACACCCTCCTGGCCTACGATGCCGTCTACGACCTTTTCGACGACCTCTCCGAGGCCTTCGTCGCCCCCTACGACCAGCGCCTGCCGGCCCTCTTCGACGGCACCCGCTCCGGCAGCGAGATCGACGCCGAGTTGCCGGCGATACCCATCGAGATGGTCCGGTCCGACTACCTGACGGGCTTCCTGAACGACACCAACCACCCGCTCCGGCAAGCCCTCCGCGACAACGACCTCTACGCCTGGGCGCCCCGCACACCCACCCGGCTGTACCATTGCGAGGCGGACGAACTGGTGCCGTTCGCCAACACAGAGGTGGCGGCGGCGAACTTCATCGCCCGCGGCGCCCCCGCCGTAGAGGTGGTCCGGCTCGATGTAGGCGGGCACGTCGCCTGTGCCGGGCCGGCGCTGTTCCTGGCCTGGCTCTGGTTCGAAACGTTCCGCACGGCCAAAGACGGGCTGCCGGCGACGCGCCCGCCCACGGCACAGGGGCAACCGACCCGCCTTCCGGTACGCTGA
- a CDS encoding M61 family metallopeptidase, with product MKALLLTLSIFLFAMTASARQPALTYHVGWGTPNAHYFHIRLEVTGHDAPHVDFRIPEWRPGRYILQNYAKDVVGFAAEDGEGRPLPFEKIDKNTWRVERGDAAKVVATYRSYARQLDAGASYLDAREAYLNPITALMNVRGRMTEPVAVVLHHPEDWRVATALDYDAALGAYVAADYHELVDSPILMSPDFKLLTFEEGGATFEIAIQGTLPVNDAALIEDHRRIVAAQMAMMRDVPFRRYLFMYHLLPYRFGHGVEHKNSTSIVLGPSEAFTRPDDPAATPGRYNALLGVASHEFFHAWHVERIRPAPLLPTDYAQPQYTTQMWIFEGITDYYADVFLLRAGLMSEEGFLDEMAATIRRFDLEPGRKVTSIAMTSFDSWAKQGQAPPHTFYSFYTAGKVMGMLLDLEVRARTGGTRSLDDVIRYLNETYAKQGRGVPEDGFRQALEHVTGTSFQAFFDAHIYGTEDVDYDRYLAHAGLRLERRTDPARPAAWLGVRTDADGRITDVWPGSGAFEAGLDLDDVLLAVEGNDVSAGALDDLLRPFQPGDAVTVTVRRWGEEQTFRVRLDARLPDAYAIVPVAAPAPGQAALRAAWLGR from the coding sequence ATGAAAGCCCTGCTTCTTACCCTGTCCATCTTCCTGTTTGCGATGACTGCATCCGCCCGGCAACCCGCCCTCACGTACCACGTCGGCTGGGGCACGCCGAACGCCCACTATTTCCACATCCGCCTCGAGGTGACGGGGCACGACGCCCCGCACGTCGACTTTCGCATCCCGGAGTGGCGGCCCGGCCGGTACATCCTGCAGAACTACGCGAAGGACGTGGTGGGGTTTGCCGCCGAGGACGGCGAGGGGCGGCCGCTCCCGTTCGAGAAAATCGACAAGAACACCTGGCGGGTCGAACGGGGCGACGCGGCGAAGGTGGTGGCCACGTACCGGAGCTACGCCCGCCAGCTCGACGCCGGTGCCAGCTACCTCGACGCCCGGGAGGCCTACCTCAACCCCATCACCGCGCTGATGAACGTGCGCGGGCGCATGACCGAGCCGGTGGCCGTCGTGCTCCATCACCCCGAGGACTGGCGCGTCGCCACCGCGCTCGACTACGACGCGGCCCTCGGCGCCTACGTGGCCGCCGACTACCACGAGCTGGTCGATTCGCCCATTCTCATGAGCCCGGACTTCAAGCTGCTCACCTTCGAGGAGGGCGGGGCCACCTTCGAGATCGCCATCCAGGGGACTTTGCCGGTCAATGACGCGGCGCTCATCGAGGACCACCGCCGGATCGTCGCCGCGCAGATGGCGATGATGCGGGACGTGCCGTTCCGGCGCTACCTGTTCATGTACCACCTGCTGCCCTACCGCTTCGGGCACGGCGTCGAGCACAAGAACAGCACCTCCATCGTCCTCGGCCCCTCGGAGGCGTTTACCCGCCCGGACGACCCCGCCGCCACGCCGGGCCGGTACAACGCGCTCCTCGGGGTGGCTTCGCACGAGTTCTTCCACGCCTGGCACGTCGAGCGCATCCGCCCGGCCCCCCTCCTGCCGACGGATTATGCGCAGCCGCAGTACACCACCCAGATGTGGATCTTCGAGGGCATCACGGACTACTACGCTGACGTCTTCCTCCTGCGGGCCGGGCTGATGAGCGAGGAAGGGTTTCTCGACGAGATGGCCGCCACGATCCGCCGGTTCGACCTAGAGCCGGGCCGGAAGGTGACGAGCATCGCCATGACGAGCTTCGACAGCTGGGCCAAGCAGGGGCAGGCCCCGCCCCACACCTTCTATTCGTTCTACACGGCGGGCAAGGTGATGGGGATGCTGCTCGACCTGGAGGTGCGGGCCCGCACCGGCGGCACCCGCTCGCTCGACGACGTGATCCGCTACCTCAACGAGACCTACGCGAAGCAGGGGCGCGGCGTCCCCGAAGACGGCTTCCGGCAGGCCCTCGAACACGTCACGGGCACGAGCTTTCAGGCTTTCTTCGACGCGCACATCTACGGCACCGAGGACGTGGACTACGACCGCTACCTGGCGCACGCCGGCCTCCGGCTCGAACGCCGCACCGACCCCGCCCGGCCGGCGGCCTGGCTGGGCGTGCGCACTGACGCCGACGGGCGGATCACCGACGTGTGGCCCGGCTCCGGCGCCTTCGAGGCCGGCCTCGACCTCGACGACGTGCTGCTCGCCGTCGAGGGGAACGACGTATCGGCCGGCGCGCTCGACGACCTCCTTCGCCCCTTCCAGCCGGGCGACGCGGTGACGGTGACCGTGCGGCGGTGGGGAGAGGAGCAGACGTTCCGCGTCCGCCTCGACGCCCGGCTGCCGGACGCCTACGCCATCGTCCCGGTCGCGGCGCCGGCGCCGGGGCAGGCGGCCCTGCGAGCGGCCTGGCTCGGGCGGTGA
- a CDS encoding metallophosphoesterase family protein: protein MKLALISDIHSNLPALETALACIDEYGADAIYCLGDVVGYGADAAGCVALVRERCAGVVLGNHDEAVALERGLEYLPKEAQIAALHNRAQLSEEQRQYLAGLPLRLEVHGCTFVHATPFQPEAWIRLDTYQTAQLQFEHFTTDVCFLGHTHIPAVMSNRLGVLRVRRGHRFLINVGSVGQPRDGNPRLCVAFFDTETFAYELLRLPYDVERAAARIEAEGLPTSLARRLKLGR from the coding sequence TTGAAACTCGCCCTCATCTCCGACATCCATTCGAACCTGCCTGCCCTGGAGACGGCCCTGGCCTGCATCGATGAATACGGGGCCGATGCCATCTACTGCCTGGGCGACGTGGTCGGCTATGGTGCGGATGCGGCGGGTTGTGTGGCCCTCGTCCGGGAGCGTTGTGCGGGCGTGGTGCTGGGCAACCACGACGAGGCCGTGGCGCTCGAGCGCGGCCTCGAATACCTGCCGAAGGAGGCACAGATCGCCGCCCTGCACAACCGCGCTCAGCTTTCTGAAGAGCAGCGGCAATACCTGGCCGGCCTGCCGCTCCGGCTGGAGGTCCACGGCTGCACGTTCGTGCATGCCACCCCCTTTCAGCCCGAGGCCTGGATCCGTCTGGACACGTACCAGACCGCCCAGCTCCAGTTCGAGCACTTCACTACCGACGTGTGTTTCCTGGGCCACACCCACATTCCGGCGGTGATGTCGAACCGGCTCGGCGTGCTCCGGGTGCGCCGGGGTCACCGCTTCCTGATCAACGTCGGCAGCGTCGGCCAGCCCCGCGACGGCAACCCGCGCCTGTGCGTGGCCTTTTTCGACACCGAGACGTTCGCCTACGAGCTCCTCCGCCTGCCCTACGACGTGGAACGGGCCGCCGCCCGCATCGAAGCCGAGGGCCTGCCCACGAGCCTGGCCCGCCGCCTCAAGCTCGGCCGCTGA
- a CDS encoding NupC/NupG family nucleoside CNT transporter encodes MDFVALLRGLLGLVVILGLAFLLSNNRRHINWRTVGAGLGLQLVLAIFILKGEEMGAVFAPLGWPKAFFSWVSSFFVLVLNFTTAGAEFVFGRLAISPGMEGSMGSFFAFQVLPTIIFFGSLMAVLYHLGVMQRVVEAMAWLVTRLLRTSGAESLSVTANIFVGQTEAPLVVKPYLEKMTYSELMAVMTGGMATIAGGVMVAYISILGNAFAQARGLELEAAQLLFAEQLLGASLMAAPAALLLAKILVPEVDEPVTRGTVRARVEQSTKNVIDAAAAGAGDGLKLALNVGAMLIAFLALIAMINWALGWGAGLFGGTLTLEQLFGWVLAPLAWLIGTPWADAMNLGALIGTKIVANEFVAYTQLADLIGAGALSPKTITMATFALCGFANFSSIAIQIGGIGPLAPSRKSELAQLGLRAVLAGTLANMMTATIAGVLVGG; translated from the coding sequence ATGGACTTCGTAGCGTTGTTGCGCGGCCTGCTCGGGCTGGTGGTCATTCTGGGACTTGCCTTTCTTCTGTCGAACAACCGCCGGCACATCAACTGGCGCACGGTGGGAGCGGGGCTCGGGCTCCAGCTCGTCCTGGCGATCTTCATCCTGAAGGGGGAGGAGATGGGGGCGGTTTTCGCCCCGCTGGGCTGGCCGAAGGCGTTCTTTTCCTGGGTGAGCTCCTTCTTTGTGCTCGTGCTCAACTTTACCACGGCCGGGGCCGAGTTCGTCTTCGGCCGGCTGGCAATCAGCCCGGGCATGGAGGGCAGCATGGGCAGCTTCTTCGCCTTTCAGGTGCTCCCGACGATCATCTTCTTCGGCTCGCTGATGGCAGTGCTCTACCACCTGGGCGTCATGCAGCGGGTGGTGGAAGCGATGGCCTGGCTCGTGACGCGGCTGCTGCGCACCAGCGGGGCCGAATCGCTCTCGGTGACGGCCAACATTTTCGTCGGGCAGACCGAGGCGCCGCTGGTCGTGAAGCCGTATCTGGAGAAGATGACGTATTCGGAGCTGATGGCGGTGATGACGGGCGGCATGGCGACGATTGCCGGCGGGGTGATGGTCGCCTACATCTCGATCCTGGGGAATGCCTTTGCACAGGCACGGGGACTGGAGCTGGAGGCGGCCCAACTGCTCTTTGCCGAGCAACTGCTGGGGGCGAGCCTGATGGCAGCCCCGGCGGCCCTGTTGCTGGCGAAGATCCTGGTGCCCGAGGTGGACGAGCCGGTCACGCGCGGCACGGTCAGGGCCCGGGTGGAGCAGTCGACGAAGAACGTGATCGATGCGGCGGCCGCCGGGGCCGGCGATGGCCTCAAGCTGGCCCTCAACGTGGGCGCCATGCTCATCGCCTTCCTGGCCCTGATCGCCATGATCAACTGGGCGCTGGGCTGGGGCGCCGGCCTCTTCGGCGGCACGCTCACGCTGGAGCAGCTCTTCGGCTGGGTGCTGGCGCCGCTGGCCTGGCTCATCGGCACCCCCTGGGCCGACGCCATGAACCTGGGCGCTCTCATCGGGACGAAGATCGTCGCCAACGAGTTCGTGGCCTACACCCAGCTGGCGGACCTCATCGGCGCGGGCGCGCTCTCGCCGAAGACGATCACCATGGCCACCTTTGCACTCTGCGGTTTTGCCAACTTCTCCTCCATCGCCATCCAGATCGGCGGTATCGGCCCGCTGGCGCCCTCGCGCAAGTCGGAGCTGGCCCAGCTCGGCCTGCGTGCGGTGCTGGCCGGCACGCTGGCCAACATGATGACGGCGACCATCGCCGGGGTGCTGGTGGGGGGCTGA
- a CDS encoding D-alanine--D-alanine ligase family protein has protein sequence MSILNVGLVFGGVSPEHEVSVISTLQAAAALDRNRYRPVPVYIAKDGTWYTGAHLLDVEAYRDLDRVRARAIPVRLDPRGAGVLELVEDDGRRFHLRRPRRHRIDVMFLGLHGGSGENGGLQGLCETFNVPYTGSGILGSALGMDKVLSKRLCREAGIPVVDFVAFRESEWSYREEAWLDRCEAGLGYPVVVKPARLGSSIGITKAKDRTALDAAIEEAFRYDDKVIVERAVTRLREVNCSVLGDPDEAVPSVLEEPVTRQELLTFQEKYMRGEGGGGKGTPQRRGAKQGGGPGGMASLDRIIPAPLSDEQTRLMQELAVRVFRLFECAGVARIDFLLDVETGQVFFNEINTIPGSFSFYLWEPSGVSFEVLTHRLIELALKRHRDAGSRIHTYDVNLLSERSLAGLKGAKGSG, from the coding sequence TTGTCTATCCTCAACGTCGGTCTCGTCTTCGGGGGTGTCTCGCCCGAGCACGAGGTGTCGGTCATCTCGACGCTGCAGGCCGCCGCAGCGCTCGACCGCAACCGCTACCGGCCGGTGCCGGTCTACATCGCGAAGGATGGCACGTGGTACACCGGCGCGCACCTGCTCGACGTGGAGGCGTACCGGGACCTCGACCGCGTCCGGGCCCGGGCCATCCCCGTCCGCCTCGACCCGCGCGGTGCCGGCGTGCTCGAGCTGGTGGAGGACGACGGGCGACGTTTTCACCTGCGCCGGCCCCGGCGCCACCGCATCGACGTGATGTTCCTCGGGCTGCACGGCGGATCGGGTGAGAACGGCGGCCTGCAGGGGCTCTGCGAGACGTTCAACGTGCCCTACACCGGCAGCGGCATCCTCGGCTCGGCCCTCGGCATGGACAAGGTGCTCTCGAAACGGCTCTGCCGCGAGGCGGGCATCCCCGTCGTCGACTTCGTGGCGTTCCGGGAATCCGAATGGAGCTACCGGGAGGAGGCCTGGCTCGACCGCTGCGAGGCCGGCCTCGGCTATCCCGTCGTCGTCAAGCCGGCCCGGCTCGGCTCCTCCATCGGCATCACGAAGGCCAAGGACCGCACCGCCCTCGATGCCGCCATCGAGGAGGCTTTCCGGTATGACGACAAGGTGATCGTCGAGCGGGCCGTCACCCGGCTCCGGGAGGTCAACTGCTCGGTCCTCGGCGACCCGGACGAGGCCGTGCCGAGCGTGCTCGAAGAGCCGGTCACGCGCCAGGAACTGCTTACCTTCCAGGAGAAGTACATGCGGGGCGAAGGCGGGGGAGGCAAAGGCACGCCCCAGCGGCGCGGCGCCAAGCAGGGCGGCGGGCCGGGCGGCATGGCCTCCCTCGACCGCATCATTCCCGCCCCGCTGTCGGACGAACAGACCCGCCTCATGCAGGAACTCGCCGTGCGCGTCTTTCGCCTGTTCGAGTGCGCCGGCGTCGCCCGCATCGACTTCCTGCTCGACGTGGAAACCGGTCAGGTTTTCTTCAACGAGATCAACACCATCCCCGGCTCGTTCTCGTTCTACCTGTGGGAACCCTCCGGCGTGTCCTTCGAGGTGCTGACGCACCGGCTGATCGAACTCGCCCTGAAACGGCACCGGGACGCCGGTAGCCGCATCCACACCTACGACGTCAACCTGCTCTCCGAGCGGAGCCTCGCCGGTCTGAAGGGGGCCAAGGGGAGTGGATAG
- a CDS encoding TPM domain-containing protein yields the protein MEKLFTESDRARIREAVQAAEARTAGEIVPYVMPESGRYEVAVWRGASLAALLALSATVLASTLYEGWGLAWLYTGWGTAAVAVAAGMLGALLAAYVPPLKRLLTGPRLLDETVHRRAMQAFVEEEVFNTRDRTGILLFISLFEHRIEVLGDAGINALVSPDDWAEVVLRIRDGIKTGRPADGLIEAIDLCGRLLERKGVQLRADDENELPDALRMRRDPS from the coding sequence ATGGAAAAGCTGTTTACCGAATCCGACCGTGCACGCATCCGGGAGGCCGTGCAGGCCGCCGAGGCACGAACCGCGGGCGAGATCGTCCCCTACGTGATGCCGGAAAGCGGGCGGTATGAGGTGGCGGTATGGCGAGGCGCCTCCCTGGCGGCCCTGCTGGCCCTGTCGGCGACGGTGCTCGCCTCGACGCTCTACGAGGGGTGGGGGCTGGCCTGGCTCTACACCGGCTGGGGGACGGCCGCCGTCGCCGTGGCGGCCGGCATGCTGGGGGCGCTGCTGGCCGCGTACGTGCCGCCGCTCAAGCGGCTGCTCACCGGCCCGCGCCTGCTCGACGAGACGGTCCACCGGCGGGCCATGCAGGCCTTCGTCGAGGAGGAGGTCTTCAACACGCGCGACCGCACGGGTATCCTGCTGTTCATCTCGCTCTTCGAACATCGCATCGAGGTGCTGGGCGATGCCGGTATCAACGCCCTCGTCTCCCCGGACGACTGGGCGGAGGTGGTGCTGCGCATCCGGGACGGCATCAAGACCGGCCGGCCGGCCGACGGCCTCATCGAAGCCATCGACCTGTGCGGCCGGCTGCTGGAACGCAAGGGCGTCCAGCTCCGCGCCGATGACGAGAACGAGCTGCCCGACGCGCTCCGGATGCGACGGGACCCGTCCTGA
- a CDS encoding DUF2357 domain-containing protein — protein MLLFSIETDAVRLIWSRSHEAAPAVAPGPARPPFGLDVRALAPGVQPRVTVPDGATGYLFEQTDYTLLVRSRAADPVGVRHRDPVIVNRLHTSEDGHVVHGTINFGTQVGQSRFLIEAGGRPHLLVTVEVFPSKLDYRSDYVALREDVQELAAGLAFEYLRATYRPAEAVPDEPPGPVAWLTLLRNLLSDLEQALGQVTRHPRWETTRRVEPVRVERIRRPDAALRRALARRPPGEATGDGLPGAQVLPSRRAVYTLDTPEHRWLAAQLRHVRANLTRLQAIERRRSGTARQHRVRAELDRLHARLTRLMAIPPLCVTGPPPPTPPLPLLTAPGYREAYRACLALRRGLRLGGGPLALSLKDLHLLYEYWCFLTLVRLAAAAVGHRVPADRLVAVERHGLRLRLHRGPAQTLRFTLEDGRRLTITYNPRFGGRRYLVPQQPDIVLTLARPRERPTRFVLDAKYRLDATPGYVQRYGMPGPPVDALNTLHRYRDAILDRAGSGRTVAQAVALFPYRETRPGEYTASRHARALNEIGVGAIPLLPGATTHLATWLDGVLAP, from the coding sequence ATGCTCCTTTTCTCCATCGAAACCGACGCCGTGCGGCTGATCTGGAGCCGGAGCCACGAGGCCGCCCCTGCCGTAGCGCCCGGTCCCGCTCGCCCTCCCTTCGGGCTCGACGTGCGGGCCCTGGCACCGGGCGTCCAGCCACGGGTCACCGTACCCGACGGTGCCACCGGCTACCTCTTTGAACAGACCGACTACACCCTGCTCGTGCGTAGCCGTGCCGCAGACCCCGTGGGCGTCCGGCATCGTGATCCGGTGATCGTGAACCGGCTCCACACCTCGGAAGACGGGCACGTGGTGCACGGCACGATCAACTTCGGAACGCAGGTGGGCCAGAGCCGCTTCCTCATCGAAGCCGGCGGTCGACCGCATCTGCTCGTCACGGTCGAGGTCTTTCCGTCGAAGCTCGACTACCGTAGCGACTACGTCGCCCTGCGGGAAGACGTGCAGGAGCTGGCGGCCGGGCTGGCCTTCGAGTACCTGCGCGCCACGTATCGCCCGGCCGAAGCCGTCCCGGACGAACCGCCCGGCCCGGTGGCCTGGCTCACGTTGCTCCGGAACCTCCTGTCCGACCTCGAGCAGGCACTCGGCCAGGTGACCCGGCATCCCCGGTGGGAGACGACCCGCCGCGTCGAACCGGTGCGGGTGGAGCGCATCCGCCGGCCGGACGCGGCCCTCCGCCGGGCGCTGGCCCGCCGGCCGCCCGGCGAGGCGACGGGGGACGGCCTCCCCGGCGCGCAGGTACTGCCGTCCCGCCGGGCCGTCTACACCCTCGACACCCCCGAACACCGGTGGCTGGCAGCCCAGCTCCGGCACGTCCGGGCAAACCTGACGCGGCTCCAGGCCATCGAGCGACGCCGTTCCGGCACCGCCCGGCAACACCGGGTGCGCGCCGAGCTCGACCGCCTCCATGCCCGGCTGACCCGGCTCATGGCGATCCCTCCGCTCTGCGTGACCGGTCCCCCGCCCCCCACCCCCCCGTTGCCCCTCCTCACGGCTCCCGGCTACCGCGAAGCCTACCGCGCATGCCTGGCCCTGCGGCGCGGCCTCCGGCTCGGCGGCGGCCCGCTGGCGCTCAGCCTCAAGGACCTGCACCTGCTGTATGAATACTGGTGCTTCCTCACGCTCGTCCGCCTGGCTGCCGCCGCCGTGGGCCACCGGGTACCGGCAGACCGGCTCGTCGCCGTGGAGCGGCACGGGCTGCGCCTCCGCCTGCACCGGGGCCCTGCACAGACCCTCCGGTTCACCCTGGAGGACGGCCGCCGCCTCACGATCACCTACAACCCGCGCTTCGGCGGCCGGCGCTATCTCGTCCCCCAGCAGCCCGACATCGTCCTGACCCTCGCCCGCCCGCGCGAACGCCCCACCCGGTTCGTCCTCGACGCCAAATACCGCCTCGACGCCACCCCCGGCTACGTGCAGCGGTATGGCATGCCCGGCCCTCCCGTCGACGCCCTGAACACCCTCCATCGCTACCGGGACGCCATCCTCGACCGTGCCGGGAGCGGGCGCACCGTCGCCCAGGCCGTGGCCCTGTTCCCCTACCGCGAGACGCGGCCGGGCGAATACACCGCCAGCCGCCATGCCCGCGCCCTGAACGAGATCGGCGTCGGCGCCATCCCTCTGCTACCCGGCGCCACCACCCACCTGGCAACCTGGCTCGACGGCGTGCTTGCCCCATGA